A genomic window from Klebsiella quasipneumoniae subsp. quasipneumoniae includes:
- the accD gene encoding acetyl-CoA carboxylase, carboxyltransferase subunit beta — protein MSWIERIKSNITPTRKASIPEGVWTKCDSCGQVLYRAELERNLEVCPKCDHHMRMSARNRLHSLLDEGSLVELGSELEPKDVLKFRDSKKYKDRLASAQKETGEKDALVVMKGTLYAMPVVAAAFEFSFMGGSMGSVVGARFVRAVEQALEDNCPLICFSASGGARMQEALMSLMQMAKTSAALAKMQERGLPYISVLTDPTMGGVSASFAMLGDLNIAEPKALIGFAGPRVIEQTVREKLPPGFQRSEFLIEKGAIDMIVRRPEMRLKLASILAKLMNLPAPVAASETPHEGVVVPPAPDQEPEA, from the coding sequence ATGAGCTGGATTGAACGAATTAAAAGCAACATCACTCCCACCCGCAAGGCGAGCATTCCTGAGGGTGTATGGACCAAGTGCGACAGCTGCGGTCAGGTACTCTACCGCGCCGAGCTGGAGCGCAACCTGGAGGTTTGTCCTAAGTGCGATCACCATATGCGCATGTCGGCGCGTAATCGCCTGCATAGCCTGTTGGATGAAGGTTCCCTGGTGGAACTGGGTAGCGAACTTGAGCCAAAAGATGTGCTGAAGTTCCGCGATTCAAAAAAATACAAAGACCGCCTGGCGTCCGCTCAAAAAGAGACGGGCGAAAAAGACGCGCTGGTGGTGATGAAAGGTACGCTCTACGCGATGCCGGTGGTGGCCGCGGCCTTTGAATTCTCCTTTATGGGGGGATCGATGGGTTCCGTCGTTGGCGCACGCTTTGTGCGCGCGGTGGAGCAGGCGCTGGAAGATAACTGCCCGCTGATCTGCTTCTCCGCCTCCGGTGGCGCCCGTATGCAGGAAGCGCTGATGTCGCTGATGCAGATGGCGAAAACCTCCGCGGCGCTGGCAAAAATGCAGGAGCGCGGATTACCGTACATCTCTGTGCTGACCGACCCGACCATGGGCGGCGTATCGGCGAGCTTTGCGATGCTGGGCGACCTGAACATTGCCGAGCCGAAAGCGCTGATCGGCTTTGCCGGTCCTCGCGTCATTGAGCAGACCGTACGTGAGAAGCTGCCGCCGGGATTCCAGCGCAGTGAGTTCCTGATTGAAAAAGGGGCGATCGATATGATCGTTCGCCGTCCGGAAATGCGTCTCAAGCTGGCCAGCATTCTGGCGAAGCTGATGAACCTGCCGGCGCCGGTTGCCGCTTCGGAAACGCCTCATGAAGGCGTGGTGGTGCCGCCGGCACCGGATCAGGAACCCGAGGCCTGA
- the purF gene encoding amidophosphoribosyltransferase: MCGIVGIAGVMPVNQSIYDALTVLQHRGQDAAGIITIDANNCFRLRKANGLVSDVFEARHMQRMQGNMGIGHVRYPTAGSSSASEAQPFYVNSPYGITLAHNGNLTNAHELRKKLFEEKRRHINTTSDSEILLNIFASELDNFRHYPLEADNIFAAIAATNRLIRGAYACVAMIIGHGMVAFRDPNGIRPLVLGKRDVGDGRTEYMVASESVALDTLGFEFLRDVAPGEAVYITEKGQLFTRQCADNPVSNPCLFEYVYFARPDSFIDKISVYSARVNMGTKLGEKIAREWEDLDIDVVIPIPETSCDIALEIARILDKPYRQGFVKNRYVGRTFIMPGQQLRRKSVRRKLNANRAEFRDKNVLLVDDSIVRGTTSEQIIEMAREAGAKKVYLASAAPEIRFPNVYGIDMPTANELIAHGREVDEIRQIIGADGLIFQDLNDLIEAVRAENPDIQQFECSVFNGVYVTRDVDQQYLDYLDSLRNDDAKAVQLQNEVENLEMHNEG; encoded by the coding sequence ATGTGCGGTATTGTCGGTATCGCCGGTGTTATGCCGGTTAACCAGTCGATTTATGATGCGCTAACGGTGCTCCAGCACCGTGGACAGGATGCCGCTGGCATCATCACCATTGATGCCAACAACTGCTTCCGGTTGCGTAAGGCTAACGGGCTGGTAAGCGACGTATTCGAAGCCCGCCATATGCAGCGTATGCAGGGCAATATGGGGATTGGCCACGTGCGTTACCCCACGGCGGGCAGCTCCAGCGCCTCCGAAGCGCAGCCGTTTTACGTCAACTCGCCGTATGGCATCACGTTGGCGCATAACGGCAACCTGACCAACGCCCATGAGCTGCGTAAAAAGCTGTTTGAAGAAAAACGCCGCCATATCAATACCACCTCAGATTCCGAAATCCTCCTCAATATTTTCGCCAGTGAGCTGGATAACTTCCGTCACTACCCACTGGAAGCGGACAACATCTTTGCCGCGATTGCGGCGACCAACCGCCTGATCCGCGGCGCGTACGCTTGCGTGGCGATGATCATCGGTCATGGCATGGTGGCCTTCCGCGACCCGAACGGCATTCGTCCGCTGGTACTGGGCAAACGTGACGTAGGCGATGGCCGCACCGAGTATATGGTGGCCTCGGAAAGCGTGGCGCTTGACACCCTTGGCTTTGAATTCCTGCGCGATGTGGCGCCGGGCGAAGCGGTTTATATTACCGAGAAGGGCCAGCTGTTTACCCGTCAGTGCGCCGATAACCCGGTTAGCAACCCGTGCCTGTTCGAGTATGTCTATTTTGCCCGTCCGGACTCGTTTATCGACAAAATTTCCGTCTACAGCGCCCGCGTCAATATGGGGACTAAGCTTGGCGAAAAGATTGCCCGCGAGTGGGAAGATCTGGATATTGACGTCGTTATCCCGATTCCGGAGACCTCCTGCGATATCGCGCTGGAGATCGCCCGCATCCTTGACAAGCCTTATCGTCAGGGCTTCGTGAAGAACCGCTACGTCGGCCGCACATTTATCATGCCGGGTCAGCAGCTGCGTCGTAAGTCTGTGCGCCGCAAGCTCAACGCCAACCGTGCGGAGTTCCGCGATAAGAACGTGCTGCTGGTGGACGATTCCATCGTCCGCGGCACCACCTCGGAGCAGATCATCGAGATGGCGCGCGAAGCAGGGGCGAAAAAAGTGTATCTGGCCTCAGCCGCGCCGGAAATTCGTTTCCCGAACGTGTACGGTATCGATATGCCGACCGCCAACGAACTCATCGCCCATGGCCGCGAAGTGGATGAGATCCGCCAGATCATCGGCGCCGATGGCCTGATTTTCCAGGATCTCAACGATCTGATCGAAGCGGTGCGCGCGGAAAATCCGGATATTCAGCAGTTTGAATGCTCAGTGTTCAACGGGGTATACGTCACCCGGGATGTCGACCAGCAGTACCTCGACTACCTCGATTCCCTGCGTAACGATGATGCCAAAGCGGTTCAGCTGCAGAACGAAGTCGAAAACCTCGAGATGCACAACGAGGGTTAA
- a CDS encoding DedA family protein, protein MDLIHFLIDFILHIDVHLAELVAQYGVWVYAILFLILFCETGLVVTPFLPGDSLLFVAGALSALPTNDLNVHLMVLLMVIAAIVGDAVNYTIGRLFGEKLFSNPNSKIFRRSYLDKTHSFYERHGGKTIILARFVPIVRTFAPFVAGMGHMSYRHFAAYNVVGALLWVLLFTYAGYLFGDLPVVQENLKLLIVAIIVLSVLPGVIEIIRHKRAAAKQAK, encoded by the coding sequence ATGGACTTGATTCACTTTTTAATTGATTTCATCCTGCATATTGATGTGCACCTGGCCGAGCTGGTCGCCCAGTATGGCGTCTGGGTTTATGCCATTCTGTTTTTGATTCTGTTCTGCGAAACCGGGCTGGTGGTAACGCCGTTCCTGCCGGGGGATTCCCTGCTGTTCGTCGCGGGCGCGCTCTCGGCCCTGCCCACCAACGATCTGAATGTCCACCTGATGGTATTGCTGATGGTCATCGCGGCTATCGTCGGCGATGCGGTCAACTACACCATTGGCCGGCTGTTCGGCGAAAAGCTGTTCAGCAACCCGAACTCGAAGATTTTCCGTCGCAGCTATCTGGATAAAACCCATAGCTTCTACGAACGTCACGGCGGAAAAACCATTATCCTGGCGCGCTTTGTGCCGATAGTCCGAACCTTCGCGCCGTTTGTGGCGGGAATGGGGCATATGTCCTATCGTCATTTTGCGGCCTATAACGTCGTCGGGGCGCTGCTGTGGGTGCTGCTGTTCACCTACGCCGGCTATCTGTTTGGCGATCTGCCGGTGGTGCAGGAGAACCTGAAGCTGCTGATCGTGGCGATCATCGTGCTTTCCGTCCTGCCGGGCGTGATTGAGATTATTCGCCATAAGCGGGCGGCGGCGAAGCAGGCGAAGTAG
- the truA gene encoding tRNA pseudouridine(38-40) synthase TruA: protein MSEMEQQPVCKIALGIEYDGSKYYGWQRQNEVCSVQEKLEKALSQVANEPITVFCAGRTDAGVHGTGQVVHFETRAQRKDAAWTLGVNANLPGDIAVRWVKHVPADFHARFSATARRYRYVIYNHRLRPAVLSQGVTHFHQPLDAARMQRAAQCLLGENDFTSFRAVQCQSRTPWRNVMHINVTRYGAYVVVDIKANAFVHHMVRNIVGSLMEIGAGNQPESWMAELLAAKDRTLAAATAKAEGLYLVSVDYPAHYDLPVLPMGPLFLAD from the coding sequence ATGTCTGAGATGGAGCAACAGCCGGTCTGTAAAATCGCGCTGGGCATCGAGTACGACGGTAGCAAATATTACGGCTGGCAGCGGCAAAACGAAGTATGCAGCGTGCAGGAGAAGCTGGAAAAGGCGCTCTCGCAGGTGGCGAACGAACCCATTACCGTCTTTTGCGCTGGCCGCACCGACGCCGGTGTCCATGGCACCGGCCAGGTGGTGCATTTCGAAACCCGGGCGCAGCGTAAAGATGCCGCCTGGACGCTGGGGGTAAATGCGAATTTACCTGGTGACATCGCGGTGCGTTGGGTCAAACATGTCCCGGCGGATTTTCACGCCCGGTTCAGCGCCACGGCGCGCCGCTATCGTTACGTCATCTATAATCATCGCCTGCGTCCGGCGGTATTAAGTCAGGGCGTCACGCATTTTCACCAGCCGCTCGACGCCGCGCGCATGCAGCGTGCCGCACAGTGTCTGCTGGGGGAGAATGACTTTACCTCGTTTCGCGCGGTGCAGTGCCAGTCGCGTACCCCGTGGCGCAACGTGATGCATATTAACGTTACCCGCTACGGCGCTTATGTGGTGGTGGATATCAAAGCGAATGCCTTTGTACATCATATGGTCAGGAATATTGTGGGCAGCCTGATGGAAATCGGGGCCGGAAACCAGCCGGAGAGCTGGATGGCAGAACTGCTGGCAGCAAAAGACAGGACGCTCGCTGCGGCAACGGCAAAAGCGGAAGGGTTGTATCTGGTGTCGGTGGATTACCCGGCCCATTATGATTTACCGGTGCTGCCAATGGGCCCGCTGTTTCTGGCGGACTAA
- the folC gene encoding bifunctional tetrahydrofolate synthase/dihydrofolate synthase yields the protein MEKDPIPQATSPLATWLSYLEHLHSKTIDLGLARVSEVARQMDIVKPAPFVFTVAGTNGKGTTCRTLETVLMAAGYKVGVYSSPHLVRYTERVRIQGAELPEAAHTASFAEIEAARGDISLTYFEYGTLSALWLFKQAQLDVVILEVGLGGRLDATNIVDADVAVVTSIALDHTDWLGPDRDSIGREKAGIFRAGKPAVVGEPDMPHTIAEVAREKGALLQRRGVDWRYEVEGETWSFRDAGGALSRLPLPQVPLPNAATAVAALRASGLAVDDAILRAGIRDAMLPGRFQIISDAPRVILDVAHNPHAAAYLAGRLKTLAKTGRVLAVIGMLHDKDIAGTLANLTPEVDVWYCAPLEGPRGATAEQLVEHLRGGTVYSSVAQAWRAAMADAQAEDTVLVCGSFHTVAQVMEEIDAGRIGGE from the coding sequence ATGGAAAAAGATCCTATTCCTCAGGCCACGTCGCCCCTGGCTACGTGGCTTTCTTATCTGGAACATCTGCACAGTAAAACCATCGACCTGGGGCTGGCGCGCGTCAGCGAGGTCGCGCGGCAGATGGATATCGTCAAACCGGCGCCGTTCGTCTTTACGGTCGCGGGCACCAATGGCAAAGGCACCACCTGCCGCACGCTGGAAACGGTCCTGATGGCGGCGGGCTATAAAGTGGGTGTCTACAGCTCTCCGCATCTGGTGCGCTACACCGAACGCGTGCGCATTCAGGGCGCGGAACTGCCGGAGGCAGCGCATACGGCCTCGTTTGCGGAGATTGAAGCGGCGCGGGGCGACATCTCGCTGACCTATTTTGAGTACGGCACGCTCTCTGCGCTATGGTTGTTTAAGCAGGCGCAGCTGGATGTGGTGATCCTGGAGGTGGGCCTCGGCGGCCGTCTCGACGCCACCAATATCGTGGATGCCGACGTCGCCGTGGTCACCAGCATCGCCCTCGATCATACCGACTGGCTGGGACCGGATCGCGACAGTATCGGCCGGGAGAAAGCCGGTATCTTCCGTGCCGGTAAACCGGCGGTGGTAGGGGAGCCGGATATGCCGCACACCATTGCTGAAGTGGCGCGCGAGAAGGGCGCGCTGCTCCAGCGCCGCGGCGTCGACTGGCGCTATGAGGTGGAAGGCGAGACATGGTCCTTCCGCGACGCGGGCGGGGCGTTAAGCCGCCTGCCTCTGCCTCAGGTGCCGTTGCCGAATGCCGCCACGGCCGTGGCTGCGCTGCGCGCCAGCGGCCTTGCCGTGGATGACGCTATCCTGCGCGCGGGGATCCGCGACGCGATGCTGCCGGGACGCTTTCAGATAATCAGCGACGCCCCGCGGGTGATCCTCGATGTGGCGCATAACCCGCACGCGGCGGCTTATCTCGCCGGGCGTCTCAAAACGTTAGCGAAAACGGGACGCGTGCTGGCGGTTATTGGTATGCTGCATGATAAGGACATCGCCGGTACGCTGGCCAATCTGACGCCGGAAGTTGACGTCTGGTACTGCGCGCCGCTGGAGGGTCCGCGCGGGGCGACGGCGGAGCAGCTGGTGGAACATTTGCGTGGCGGCACAGTCTATAGCAGCGTGGCGCAGGCATGGCGCGCGGCCATGGCTGACGCTCAAGCGGAAGATACAGTGCTGGTGTGTGGTTCATTTCACACGGTAGCGCAGGTAATGGAAGAGATTGACGCGGGGAGAATCGGTGGCGAGTAA
- the cvpA gene encoding colicin V production protein codes for MVWIDYAIMAVLGLSCLVSLIRGFVREALSLVTWGCAFYVASHYYADLSVWFTGFEDERVRNGIAIAALFIVTLIVGAIVNYVIGQLVEKTGLSGTDRVLGICFGALRGVLIIAAILFFLDTFTGMAKSDDWQQSQFIPYFTPVIRWFFEYLQSSSSFLPKV; via the coding sequence ATGGTCTGGATTGATTACGCCATTATGGCGGTGCTGGGTCTTTCTTGCCTGGTCAGCCTGATCCGCGGCTTCGTTCGCGAAGCTTTATCGTTAGTCACGTGGGGTTGCGCGTTTTATGTCGCCAGCCACTACTACGCTGACCTGTCTGTCTGGTTTACGGGCTTTGAGGATGAACGGGTTCGAAATGGGATTGCTATTGCGGCGCTGTTTATCGTGACGCTCATCGTTGGCGCTATCGTGAACTATGTGATAGGCCAGCTGGTGGAGAAGACCGGTTTGTCAGGTACCGACAGGGTATTGGGGATCTGCTTCGGCGCGCTACGTGGGGTGCTGATCATCGCCGCTATCCTGTTCTTCCTTGACACCTTTACCGGGATGGCGAAGAGCGATGACTGGCAGCAGTCGCAGTTTATTCCCTATTTTACCCCCGTCATCAGATGGTTTTTTGAATACCTGCAAAGCTCGTCAAGTTTCTTGCCTAAAGTATAG
- the dedD gene encoding cell division protein DedD: MASKFQNRLVGTIVLVALGVIILPGLLDGQKKHYQDEFAAIPLVPKPGDRDEPDMLPAATQALPSQPPEGAAEEVRAGDAAAPSLDPSRIPVNSNSFDDVQEPVVAAKPQPKPQPKPQPKPQQQAATPTPPPAKPQQQQPPQQQAALPAPTGKAYVVQLGALKNADKVNEIVGKLRASGFKVYTSPSTPVQGKITRILVGPDASKDKLKGQLGDLQQISGLSGVVMGFTPN; this comes from the coding sequence GTGGCGAGTAAGTTTCAGAACCGTTTAGTCGGGACAATCGTGCTGGTGGCGCTGGGGGTGATTATCCTGCCAGGGCTGCTGGACGGGCAGAAAAAGCATTATCAGGATGAGTTTGCCGCGATCCCGCTGGTGCCGAAACCCGGCGATCGCGATGAACCGGATATGCTGCCGGCGGCGACTCAGGCGCTGCCTTCGCAGCCGCCGGAAGGGGCGGCGGAGGAGGTGCGGGCTGGCGATGCCGCTGCGCCATCGTTAGATCCGTCGCGTATCCCGGTGAACAGCAACAGCTTCGATGACGTTCAGGAGCCGGTGGTTGCCGCGAAACCGCAGCCTAAACCCCAGCCGAAGCCGCAGCCGAAGCCGCAACAGCAGGCTGCTACGCCTACCCCTCCGCCGGCTAAGCCTCAGCAGCAGCAACCACCGCAGCAGCAGGCGGCCCTGCCGGCGCCGACCGGCAAGGCCTATGTGGTCCAGCTGGGCGCGTTGAAGAACGCCGATAAGGTGAACGAGATCGTCGGTAAGCTACGGGCATCGGGCTTCAAAGTCTATACGTCGCCTTCGACGCCGGTACAGGGTAAAATTACCCGTATCCTCGTCGGCCCGGATGCGTCAAAAGACAAGTTGAAGGGCCAGCTGGGCGATCTGCAACAGATCTCCGGGCTCAGCGGGGTGGTGATGGGCTTCACCCCGAACTGA
- a CDS encoding UbiX family flavin prenyltransferase, with protein sequence MKRLIIGISGASGAIYGVRMLQVLRNVPDIETHLILSQAARQTLAMETDFTVREVQALADVVHDARDIAASISSGSFKTAGMVILPCSMKTLSGIVHSYTDGLLTRAADVVLKERRPLVLCVRETPFHLGHLRLLVQAAELGAVIMPPVPAFYHRPQSLDDVINQTVNRVLDQFDISLEQDLFTRWQGAQDCTK encoded by the coding sequence GTGAAACGACTGATTATTGGCATTTCCGGCGCCAGCGGCGCCATCTATGGCGTGCGGATGCTGCAGGTGCTACGGAATGTGCCGGATATTGAAACCCATTTGATCCTCAGCCAGGCGGCGCGCCAGACGCTGGCGATGGAGACCGACTTTACCGTGCGTGAAGTACAGGCGCTGGCTGATGTGGTGCATGATGCCCGCGACATCGCCGCCAGCATCTCCTCCGGCTCGTTTAAAACCGCCGGGATGGTGATTTTACCCTGCTCAATGAAAACGCTCTCGGGTATTGTCCATAGCTACACGGATGGTCTGCTGACGCGGGCGGCGGATGTGGTGCTGAAGGAGCGTCGTCCGCTTGTGCTCTGCGTGCGGGAGACCCCGTTCCATCTTGGCCATCTGCGTCTGCTGGTGCAGGCCGCGGAGCTGGGGGCGGTGATTATGCCGCCGGTGCCGGCCTTCTACCATCGGCCGCAAAGCCTGGATGATGTTATCAACCAGACCGTCAACCGGGTGCTCGATCAGTTCGACATTAGCCTGGAACAAGACTTATTTACTCGCTGGCAAGGAGCTCAGGATTGCACCAAATAG
- a CDS encoding aspartate-semialdehyde dehydrogenase → MSEGWNIAVLGATGAVGEALLETLAERQFPVGEIFALARNESAGEHLRFGGKSVIVKDAAEFDWTQAQLAFFAAGVEASAAYVEEATNAGCLVIDLSGLFALEPDVPLVVPDVNPFVLGDYRNRNLIAVPNSLTSQLLTALKPLIDQGGLSRISVTNLLSASGQGKKAVDALAGQSAKLLNGIPIDEDDFFGRQLAFNMLPLLPDREGSVREERRIVDEARKILQDDGLMISASVVQSPVFYGHAQMVNFEAMRPLAAEEARDAFTRGEEIELSEEGEFPTQVGDASGNARLSIGCVHNDYGMPEQVQFWSVADNVRFGGALMAVKIAEKLIEEYLY, encoded by the coding sequence ATGTCTGAAGGCTGGAATATTGCCGTACTGGGCGCAACGGGCGCCGTAGGCGAAGCCCTGCTCGAAACTCTCGCTGAACGCCAGTTCCCGGTGGGGGAGATTTTTGCTCTGGCGCGCAATGAAAGCGCGGGCGAACATCTGCGTTTTGGTGGCAAGTCGGTGATCGTCAAGGACGCCGCCGAGTTTGACTGGACCCAGGCCCAGCTGGCCTTCTTTGCCGCAGGTGTCGAAGCCAGCGCGGCGTATGTCGAAGAAGCGACAAACGCCGGGTGCCTGGTTATCGATCTCAGCGGCCTGTTTGCGCTGGAGCCGGACGTACCGCTGGTGGTGCCGGACGTGAACCCGTTCGTGTTAGGCGATTACCGCAACCGCAATCTGATTGCGGTGCCCAACAGTCTGACCAGCCAGCTGCTGACGGCGCTGAAGCCGCTTATCGATCAGGGTGGATTGTCGCGCATTAGCGTCACTAACCTGCTTTCCGCCTCAGGGCAGGGGAAAAAAGCGGTGGATGCGCTGGCAGGGCAGAGCGCCAAGCTGCTGAACGGCATCCCCATCGATGAAGACGATTTCTTTGGCCGTCAGCTGGCGTTCAACATGCTGCCGCTGCTGCCGGATCGTGAGGGTAGCGTGCGCGAAGAGCGCCGTATCGTCGATGAAGCGCGCAAAATTCTTCAGGATGACGGGCTGATGATCTCCGCCAGCGTCGTCCAGTCGCCGGTCTTCTACGGCCATGCGCAGATGGTGAACTTTGAAGCGATGCGTCCGCTGGCGGCGGAAGAGGCGCGTGACGCCTTTACCCGCGGCGAGGAGATCGAACTTTCTGAAGAGGGCGAATTCCCCACTCAGGTTGGCGACGCCTCCGGCAACGCCCGTCTCTCCATCGGCTGCGTGCATAATGATTACGGTATGCCGGAGCAAGTCCAGTTCTGGTCGGTGGCGGATAACGTCCGCTTCGGCGGCGCGCTGATGGCGGTGAAGATCGCCGAGAAGCTGATTGAGGAGTACCTGTACTGA
- the pdxB gene encoding 4-phosphoerythronate dehydrogenase PdxB: MKILVDENMPYARELFSRLGDVQAIPGRPVPADALTDADALMVRSVTRVNEALLAGKAIRFVGTATAGTDHVDQAWLQQAGIGFSAAPGCNAIAVVEYVFSSLLMLAERDGFSLRDRTVGIVGVGNVGGRLQKRLEALGIKTLLCDPPRADRGDEGDFRSLDDLVQQADVITFHTPLYKEGQYKTLHLADEALISRLKPGTILINACRGSVVDNAALLKRLEAGQSLSVVLDVWEPEPDLNVELLKRVDIGTAHIAGYTLEGKARGTTQVFEAYSAFIGHPQQVALDTLLPAPEFGRITLHGPLDQPTLKRLVHLVYDVRRDDAPLRKVAGVAGEFDKLRKNYQERREWSSLYVQCSDEQAATLLRQLGFNAVHHPVR, from the coding sequence GTGAAAATCCTCGTTGATGAAAATATGCCCTATGCCCGTGAGCTTTTTAGCCGTTTAGGCGACGTGCAGGCGATCCCGGGCCGCCCGGTCCCGGCCGATGCCCTGACCGATGCGGATGCCTTAATGGTGCGCTCGGTCACCCGGGTCAATGAAGCATTGCTTGCCGGCAAGGCCATCAGGTTCGTCGGCACCGCGACCGCAGGCACCGATCATGTCGATCAGGCGTGGCTGCAGCAGGCGGGGATTGGTTTCTCCGCAGCGCCAGGCTGTAACGCCATTGCGGTGGTGGAGTATGTCTTTTCATCGCTGCTGATGCTGGCCGAACGTGACGGCTTCTCGCTGCGCGATCGCACCGTCGGGATTGTCGGCGTCGGTAACGTCGGCGGGCGGCTGCAAAAGCGTCTGGAGGCGCTGGGCATCAAAACCCTGCTCTGCGATCCGCCGCGCGCTGACCGCGGCGACGAAGGCGACTTCCGCTCCCTTGACGATCTGGTCCAGCAGGCCGATGTCATCACCTTCCATACCCCGCTGTATAAAGAAGGGCAATATAAAACGCTGCATCTGGCTGATGAGGCGCTGATTAGCCGCCTGAAGCCCGGAACGATTTTGATCAACGCCTGCCGCGGGTCGGTGGTGGATAACGCCGCGTTGCTGAAACGGCTGGAAGCCGGTCAGTCCCTGAGCGTGGTGCTGGACGTTTGGGAGCCGGAGCCGGATCTCAACGTAGAGCTTCTCAAGCGGGTAGATATCGGCACGGCGCACATCGCCGGCTACACCCTTGAAGGGAAGGCGCGCGGGACGACGCAGGTATTCGAAGCCTATAGCGCCTTTATCGGCCATCCGCAACAGGTGGCGCTGGATACCCTGTTGCCGGCCCCGGAGTTTGGCCGCATCACCCTGCATGGCCCGCTCGATCAGCCGACGCTGAAAAGACTGGTTCATTTGGTGTATGATGTGCGCCGCGATGATGCGCCGCTGCGGAAGGTGGCGGGCGTCGCCGGTGAATTCGACAAGCTGCGTAAAAATTATCAGGAACGTCGCGAATGGTCTTCGCTGTACGTGCAGTGCAGCGATGAGCAGGCGGCGACGCTGTTGCGCCAGCTCGGTTTTAACGCCGTGCATCATCCTGTTCGTTAA
- the flk gene encoding flagella biosynthesis regulator Flk: MTHPLADMPDRPPGRGPSGTAATGEPSLSMQQRTVLERLITRLVALTSQQNAEVWACVKHDLGLKGDTPLLARHFSAAEASLNQRLAAAQDNHHHRQTLAQLSDLLGQGNNRQAVSDYIRQHYGQTALHALSQSQLENILHLLQRGQLSIPQPQQRPPTLRPLLPAEHNTLNQLVTKLAAATGEPSKLIWQSMLELCGVKSGELIPATHFTPLSYWLQARQTLSAQSAPTLTSLQGALKQPLEAAEWQKIVDFARRNWQVTPQTTLSPAQILALLNKVFVLRVARAQETLAIPQEEPVTRRTWAVKPWQLALGAVVLLLVLWLLL; the protein is encoded by the coding sequence ATGACGCACCCCCTTGCAGATATGCCAGACCGTCCTCCAGGGCGAGGCCCATCAGGCACTGCCGCCACCGGCGAACCTTCGCTTTCCATGCAGCAACGCACCGTCCTGGAGCGACTGATCACGCGCCTGGTGGCGCTGACCTCGCAGCAGAATGCGGAAGTGTGGGCCTGCGTCAAACATGACCTCGGACTGAAAGGCGACACGCCCCTGCTGGCCCGCCATTTCAGCGCCGCCGAGGCCAGTCTCAACCAGCGCCTGGCCGCCGCGCAGGACAATCATCATCATCGCCAGACCCTGGCGCAGCTCAGCGATCTGCTCGGCCAGGGCAATAACCGCCAGGCGGTGAGCGATTATATTCGTCAGCATTATGGGCAAACGGCGCTGCATGCCCTCAGCCAGTCGCAACTGGAGAACATTCTGCATCTGCTGCAGCGCGGTCAGCTGTCGATCCCGCAGCCGCAGCAGCGCCCGCCGACCCTTCGTCCACTGCTGCCGGCCGAGCACAACACGCTCAATCAGCTGGTGACTAAGCTGGCGGCCGCCACCGGCGAACCAAGCAAACTGATTTGGCAGTCCATGCTGGAACTTTGCGGCGTCAAGTCCGGGGAGCTGATCCCGGCGACGCACTTCACGCCGCTTTCGTACTGGCTGCAGGCGCGGCAGACGCTCAGCGCGCAAAGCGCGCCCACGCTTACCTCGCTGCAGGGGGCGCTCAAGCAGCCGCTGGAGGCCGCGGAGTGGCAGAAGATTGTCGACTTTGCCCGTCGCAACTGGCAGGTCACGCCCCAGACCACGCTGAGCCCGGCGCAGATCCTGGCGCTGCTGAATAAGGTGTTTGTGCTGCGGGTAGCCCGCGCCCAGGAGACGCTGGCGATCCCGCAGGAGGAGCCCGTGACCCGGCGGACATGGGCCGTTAAGCCTTGGCAGCTGGCGCTGGGCGCGGTTGTCCTGCTCCTGGTGCTGTGGCTCCTGCTGTAG